ACCATGAACTTCTCCTAGTGTCGACTGGATAGACGGGAAGTTTTTATACAAAATTTCTTCCAAGTAAGCAAATGCTTCTCTAAACTTTTCACCTCGTGTTTCATGACTAACACCTAACGCTTTGAAATCGGCACGTCTGTCACCGGATGAAACGCCAAGCATAATTCTTTCTGGAAATAGTTGATCTAATGTAGCAATTTCTTTTGCTACACGCAATGGATGACGAAGTGACAACACTGTTGCCGACGTTCCAAATGCGATTTTCTCTGTCTTGCTTGCTAAATACGTCAAATAAATCATCATATCGTAAATTTGACCTGTTGCAGGATCACCAAAATCAGGGTCTTGCAGCAATACATCGCGAAGCCATACACCTGTAAAACCGTATTGTTCCGCTTTTTGTACTAACTCTACTTGTTTTTCCATCGTTGGAGCATGAAACTGATAATTTTCAATCGGAATGTGAACTCCTAACGTAAGTTGATCTTTCGCAAACATACGATTATATCCAAAATGGTTCGCAAACTTTTCCATGTGTTTCACTCACTTTCCCTCATTCATATAAACCTATACTTTTCATATTTCTTCTCAAAATTTATAAGCAACACTGCAACACCACATTGTTGCCGATTGTAATCGTTATAACTTTCTTTGTGCTACGAGTGTTATTATAAATCGGCCATAACATGAATAACAGTACGTACTTTAAAGTGATGTAGGCACTTTAAAGTACCTATACTAAGTGAGTAGTAATAAACATAATGAATAAATCGTGCTGCAAAAATAACATCTATCCTTTCTTCAAAAAACTTTACAGTTGCTTTTGCAAGTACGTTACATGATCCCACGTACTTTCCTCTTCTTTATATAAAATGCTCAATATCCAAATTCAAAATATTATACTTATTTTTCGTACTTTGCTATGCTATAACCACAAACAGGAGGTATAAACTATGAAAGCACAAATTATCCATTCTTTTGGGGGTTCATCTGTATTTCAATTAGAAGAAGTTTCAAAACCAAAACTTTTACCAGGTCATGTTCTAATCGATGTAAAAGCAACAAGTGTAAATCCAATCGATACAAAAATGCGTAGTGGTGCCGTTTCAGCAGTCGCTCCTGAGTTTCCAGCTATATTACACGGCGATGTAGCTGGTATTGTTATTGAAGTAGGAGAAGGTGTTTCGAAATTTAAATGTGGGGATGAAGTATACGGATGTGCCGGAGGTTTTAAAGAAACTGGAGGTGCACTTGCAGAATTTATGCTTGCTGATGCACGATTAATTGCTCACAAACCTAAAAGTTTAACAATGGAAGCAGCAGCTGCTCTACCATTGGTTGCAATTACAGCTTGGGAATCTTTATTTGATCGTGCAAATATTAAATCAGGTCAAAATGTGCTCATTCATGGAGCTACTGGTGGCGTAGGACACGTAGCCATTCAATTAGCTAAATGGGCTGGTGCTAAAGTTTTTACAACTGCTTCTCAGCAGAACAAAATGGAAATAGCCCATCGTCTAGGAGCCGACATAGCTATTAACTATAAAGAAGAATCTGTTCAAGAATATGTGCAAAAACATACGAATGGCAACGGATTTGAAGTTATATTTGATACAGTAGGTGGCAAGAATCTCGATAACTCTTTCGAAGCTGCTGCAGTCAACGGAACTGTCGTAACAATTGCAGCTCGTTCAACCCATGACCTCTCTCCTTTACACGCAAAAGGACTCTCTCTGCACGTTACTTTTATGGCGTTAAAAATATTACATACAGATAAACGTGACGCTTGCCGGGAAATTTTAACTAAACTAACGCAAATAGTAGAAGAGGGACACCTTCGACCATTACTAGATTCGAAAACTTTTACGTTTGATGAAGTTGCACAAGCACATGAATATTTGGAATCAAATAAAGCAATTGGGAAAATAGTGTTGAAAAACGTTTGGTAACTTTCACTAAATAATACAAATAACAGCGGGATTGCTTCGTCTTATCTTTTTCTTAAGAAATGCCACAACGCTAAAAGCTTTCCATCCTTTACAACAAGTAAAAAAGAACAGCCGAATTTTTCTTATAGTAGAAAATCCGGCTGTTTTCTTATCACAATTTGCTTTTTGTATATTTCTATTAATGAGTAAAATACAACTTATTTGTCTTACCATCTTTACTTTCTACAGAATACTATGTTGTTTTTAATTTATTAAAATACACTACGTACTAATCCCCCGTCTATTCGCAACGCGGAACCATTAATCGCTGAAGAAAGTGGGCTGCTTAAGAAAGTGACAAGATTGGCAATTTCTTCTGGACGAATAAGTCTTTGAATAATAGAGGTTGGTCGATTCTCTTTCATAAATCGCTTCTCAGCTTCTTCTATTGTCAATTGCTCATTAGGATAAAGACTATTTAACATAGTCTCCACTCCTTCCGTTAAAGTCGAACCAGGCATGATAGTATTAACAGTCACATTCGTTCCTGTCGTCAGCTCAGCTAAACTGCGAGAAAGTGAAAGTTGCATCGTTTTAGTCGCACTATAGTGAGCCATTTCTTGAGATGGCATAATAGCTGCTTCGCTAGCAATAAAGATAACTCTTCCTTCTTTTCTTTCAATCATTTTTTTCAAGTACGAGCGAGTAAGCCGAACACCACTCATAATATTGACTTCAAACAATTTAAACCAATCTTCATCAGGGATATCAAAATATTCTACAGGTTCAAAAATTCCTAAGTTCTCAATTTCACCCTCTACTTCAGGGTACTTTTCAATCACGTTTTGGCACCCTTGTTCTATTCCTAAATCAGCTACTACAGGTTGAAGGATAGCCTCCGGATACTGCGCTCGAATTTCGTTTATCGTTTGATTAACATTTTCTTCACGGCGTCCATTAATAAGTACAGTAGCTCCTTCCGCTACTAATGAAGTGGCAATTGCTTTTCCAATGCCTGCCGTAGATCCAGTAACCAGTGCTGTTTTCCCTTTTAATTGCATATGCATATAGATCCCTCCAAATTCATGTGCTACATGATTGACTTACGTTGGAATAAATAATTACGTTTATATTGTGGTTCACTTCTCTTATCTTTAACAGAAAATAAGCAGATCCACCCTTTTTTCGAAAGAGTATAAACGAAAATTATGTAGCTATTGCACTCTGTACTGAATTAAAAATCGAAATTATCATCATTTAGATCTACTCGATAATTCTGATTCTAATCATTGTCATGTTAAAAAATCACATCAACAGCAGAGTAAAGCTAAAACCAACCAGTAAATACCATTATGATCTATATTAACTAGAAAGAAAATTACGCACTTTAAAGTTCCATAGGAACAAAAAAGTGCCCTATATACTATAATTTCTAACTTTTTATATTTACTAACGTAGTATCCTTTTCTATCATAAAAAAGAGTGTAAAATTACACATTCTTACATACAGTTATAGGATTATTTTTTATCCTAATTAACTAAAAACCATATAACATAAAGTGAAACTTTAATCAGCCCGACCCCCACCTAACTTCTTTTCTTCCGCTGAATTTTAGGGCGGGGTCTTACTGCCCGGCAAATAGCGGGATAACATTCAAAAAAACCTTGCAGAAAAATTCTACAAGGTTTTTGTCTATATATACAAATTAATCACTATATTAAAATGAAAGAATTTATAATTCATCACAATAATATTAAATATAAGCTGCTTTAAAGGCTTGTTGGACAGCTTGTACTTCTAATGAGTCTTTACCATATAAGTTCGTTGCTACATGAATACAAGCTTCTTTTAATTCTTTAAAGTCAGAAGTCATATTTAATTCATCCGTATTTGCATAATAGAAAATATCAAACATTTTATCTTCTCCAATGCCATGTACGTTTACTCCATTATGGTTTCCACCACTAGCAATCAAGTAAGCTACTTTATTAATAATGCTAGAGTTCGTGTGTACACCACCATGATCGTGGTCAGCATCAATAGGTAAGTTATTATAATGTCTATAGTCCTCCGGATATCTAGAAGAGATAGATGATGGGTTTTTCATATCTCTAAAAATACGACCAGATTGTTCTCCCATTGTCCAATTGAACTTTCCGTTATTTGCATACTTTTCAACTGCTACTCCTAAAATATCAGATAACGCTTCATTAATTGCACCAGCTTCTCCTGCGTACTCAAGTCCAGACTCATTTCTTGTAACCGCGTGTGTAAATTCATGTCCTGCCACATCAAATGCTCTAACAATTGGATCTCCATATACCAGCATAGCCCCATTACTAAATGCATTAAACCACTGCTTAGGATTCCCTTTATTCGTACCATTTGTGTTCCAACCATGAACGACAGAAATTACTTTTTGTCCGTTATTATCAAAGCTGTTACGGCCATATTTTTCTTGATAAAAATCATATACTTTCGTTGCTAAATAATGGGCACTAACTGCTTTAGGATCTGTAAAATTTGTAGAATTACTTGTTACTAAATCATCGAGATAACCCCATACATTTCTTCTATAATTATTATAATCTTTATAATTAGCAGTATATGTTTCAATTCCCTTACCACGAGAATAATCTGCAAGCATGTACGTTCCATCACTTCGCTGCGTAATTCCAAACGTACGATTAATACCTAAGTCATCTTTTCCTGTACCTGTTAATTTTGAAGGATCTTGTGATTTATTTACTGTCGCAGATTGGACAATACTACTATCTACTTGTATACCTAATTTTTGAACGAGTTCTTTTAATAGATTACCACCAAAAGCATCAATTAATACTGTACCAGATACATATTCAGGTGTAGATGCACTAAAAGTAATTTGATATGCGTTTGTAGCTTTATTTGTATTTTCATCTACATATACTACTTGTTTAATTTCTGGTTCTTCAATAAATGTAAGATCATTTCCATAGATGTTGAAAAGCTGTTTCTTTGCATCCTCTTCTGATAAAGTAATAGGTTGTTTCAAATCTTCCTGTTGTTGTAGATCTTGGGCACTATCCCCCGAAACGCTCGTAAGTACACCATCATCATTAATATGTGCTGTTAGTTGATATCCGTATACATCACGTCCTTCATACGTTTGTTGAAGACGTACCAATGTAGTACCATCATAAGATTTACGACTTTGCGTAACATTATAATTAACTTTGGATTCCGTATTAACTTGCTTTGATGATAATGCTTGTTCTGTTTTTCCTTTTAGTGCATCCTTTGCTACATTTTCTGCCGAATTTTGAGAAGGTGCTGTTAAATTACCTGTTCGGAACGTATCCTCCTTTGTGTCCACTTTTAAATCTTCTGTTGCCGCATGTACTCCTCCATAAGGCATAATCGCCGATAACACCACTCCTGTAGTTAAACCTACCTTTACGAAATTATTCATATTCTTACTCCTTTATAATCTTATTATTAAGTTAAATAAATGTTTTTTCAAAATTGGAAACATAGATATTTCAAACTATCTATGTTTATCTACTGTTTATGAATTGTGATTCCTCATAATATAGATAGATTGCGTCTTTACTTTTAGATTCATTTCATTCCTCAAAAATTACTCATTATATAAGCTATCTTTATATTTATTTATATACGTTATTTTTTGTGGTTCTGATAACATATTTATCGCCATCCACACATTCTTTTTCATTTCTAATTTTTGCATTGGTATCTCT
This DNA window, taken from Bacillus cereus ATCC 14579, encodes the following:
- a CDS encoding LLM class oxidoreductase: MEKFANHFGYNRMFAKDQLTLGVHIPIENYQFHAPTMEKQVELVQKAEQYGFTGVWLRDVLLQDPDFGDPATGQIYDMMIYLTYLASKTEKIAFGTSATVLSLRHPLRVAKEIATLDQLFPERIMLGVSSGDRRADFKALGVSHETRGEKFREAFAYLEEILYKNFPSIQSTLGEVHGANLVPKPSKRVPTFITGFSQQNMEWFAEHGDGWMYYPRSPVHQAGAIGQWRELVEDYHPDVFKPFIQPMHLDLSEDPNERPTPIRLGYRTGRKALIELLDIYKSIGVNHLFLALFDGQRPADEVLDELGEEVLPHFPAL
- a CDS encoding zinc-dependent alcohol dehydrogenase family protein, with protein sequence MKAQIIHSFGGSSVFQLEEVSKPKLLPGHVLIDVKATSVNPIDTKMRSGAVSAVAPEFPAILHGDVAGIVIEVGEGVSKFKCGDEVYGCAGGFKETGGALAEFMLADARLIAHKPKSLTMEAAAALPLVAITAWESLFDRANIKSGQNVLIHGATGGVGHVAIQLAKWAGAKVFTTASQQNKMEIAHRLGADIAINYKEESVQEYVQKHTNGNGFEVIFDTVGGKNLDNSFEAAAVNGTVVTIAARSTHDLSPLHAKGLSLHVTFMALKILHTDKRDACREILTKLTQIVEEGHLRPLLDSKTFTFDEVAQAHEYLESNKAIGKIVLKNVW
- a CDS encoding SDR family NAD(P)-dependent oxidoreductase, which codes for MHMQLKGKTALVTGSTAGIGKAIATSLVAEGATVLINGRREENVNQTINEIRAQYPEAILQPVVADLGIEQGCQNVIEKYPEVEGEIENLGIFEPVEYFDIPDEDWFKLFEVNIMSGVRLTRSYLKKMIERKEGRVIFIASEAAIMPSQEMAHYSATKTMQLSLSRSLAELTTGTNVTVNTIMPGSTLTEGVETMLNSLYPNEQLTIEEAEKRFMKENRPTSIIQRLIRPEEIANLVTFLSSPLSSAINGSALRIDGGLVRSVF
- a CDS encoding M4 family metallopeptidase, encoding MNNFVKVGLTTGVVLSAIMPYGGVHAATEDLKVDTKEDTFRTGNLTAPSQNSAENVAKDALKGKTEQALSSKQVNTESKVNYNVTQSRKSYDGTTLVRLQQTYEGRDVYGYQLTAHINDDGVLTSVSGDSAQDLQQQEDLKQPITLSEEDAKKQLFNIYGNDLTFIEEPEIKQVVYVDENTNKATNAYQITFSASTPEYVSGTVLIDAFGGNLLKELVQKLGIQVDSSIVQSATVNKSQDPSKLTGTGKDDLGINRTFGITQRSDGTYMLADYSRGKGIETYTANYKDYNNYRRNVWGYLDDLVTSNSTNFTDPKAVSAHYLATKVYDFYQEKYGRNSFDNNGQKVISVVHGWNTNGTNKGNPKQWFNAFSNGAMLVYGDPIVRAFDVAGHEFTHAVTRNESGLEYAGEAGAINEALSDILGVAVEKYANNGKFNWTMGEQSGRIFRDMKNPSSISSRYPEDYRHYNNLPIDADHDHGGVHTNSSIINKVAYLIASGGNHNGVNVHGIGEDKMFDIFYYANTDELNMTSDFKELKEACIHVATNLYGKDSLEVQAVQQAFKAAYI